TATGGTCGTGGTATTCCTATCGGATCAGTAGTGGACGTAGTATCAAAGATCAATACCGGAGGTAAATATGACAGTAAAGCCTTTCAGAAATCTGTAGGATTAAACGGAGTTGGTACTAAGGCAGTAAATGCGCTATCCACACAATTCACAGTACAATCTTACCGTCAGGGTGAAACACGGATAGCTCAATTCAGCAAAGGCGAGTTGGTCACTGATGAAAAGAAAGAGACCACTCAACGAAATGGTACTGCAGTTTCCTTCTATCCGGATGACAGTATCTTCAGAAACTACAAATACCGTATGGAATTTGTAGAAAATATGATCTGGAATTATGTCTTTCTGAATTCAGGACTGGTTATCAATTTTAACGGTCAGAAATTCATCTCTGAAAATGGACTTAAAGATCTCTTAGAGCGCAATATAGATACAGAATCTATGCGCTACCCTATTATACATCTGAAGGGTGAAGATATAGAAATAGCGCTGACACACGGCCAGCAATATGGAGAGGAGTATTACTCTTTTGTCAATGGTCAGCATACGACACAGGGAGGTACTCATCAGGCCGCATTCAGAGAAGCTTTGGTAAAAACGATCCGTGAATTTTACAAAAAAGATTTCGATGCTGCCGATGTTCGTTCCTCTATCATCGGAGCGATTGCTATAAAAGTTCAGGAGCCTGTTTTCGAATCGCAGACAAAGACAAAATTAGGATCTCAAAGCATTGGTCCCGATGGTCCGACTGTACGTACATTTATCAATGACTTCCTGAAAAAAGCGTTGGATGATTACTTACACCGCAATTCGGATACAGCAGATGCTTTATTAAAAAGGATCCTGCAATCCGAACGGGAGCGTAAAGATATTGCCGGAATCAAGAAACTGGCAAATGAACGTGCAAAGAAAGCCTCGTTACACAATCGCAAACTCAGAGATTGCAAGGTGCACTTTTCGGACAAAAATGAACGCAATCAGGAGACTACCCTTTTTATTACAGAGGGAGATTCAGCCAGCGGATCCATTACCAAATCACGTGATGTACAGACCCAGGCTGTATTCAGTCTGAAAGGTAAACCTTTAAATTCGTATGGCATGTCTAAAAAGATTGTCTATGAAAATGAAGAATTTAACCTCTTACAGCACGCTCTAAATATTGAAGATGGTCTGGACGGCCTTCGCTACAATAATATTGTTATTGCTACAGATGCCGATGTCGACGGTATGCACATCCGCCTTCTCTTGCTGACCTTCTTTCTGCAATTCTTCCCTGATCTTGTCAAAGCCGGACATGTAGCCATTCTACAGACTCCGCTGTTCCGTGTACGGAATAAAAAGGAAACGATATATTGCTATTCGGATGAAGAACGCCAACGGGCTATTGCAAAATTAGGGGCGAAACCTGAAATAACACGTTTCAAAGGTTTGGGAGAAATCTCTCCATCCGAATTCGGTTTGTTTATAGGTAAGGATATCCGTCTGGATCCGGTCATCCTAACCAAAGACAATAAAATTCAGCAATTGCTGGAATATTATATGGGAAAAAATACGCCGGACAGACAGAAACATATTGTCAACAATCTTCGTGTAGAAGTTGATCTGGAAGCTGAGTTGACAAAAGAAGCAGTATAGTAAAGTCCTAATCGAACCTAACCTTAATGACTAAACCCATATTGATTCTAATCCAATGTCAGGACGACGTTGGATTAGTTGCAAAAATAGCTAATGCACTGGCAAAGTACCGGTTGAATATCGTCACGATGCGCGAATTTGTGGATGAAGAAGCCGGTAAGTTTTTCGTTCGTGTTGTCTGTACAGGAATACTCGAAAATACAGAAGAATTATTTACTGCTTTAAAACAAAGTCTTCCGGATAATGCCAGCATAAAAATCAATCCGTCAGAGCGAAAAAAATTAATCATACTGGTCACCAAAGAGCATCACTGTCTGGCCGATATTCTGATTCGCCATCATTTCGAAACCTGGGACACGGATATTCAGGCTGTAATAGGTAATTATAGTGATCTGGAAGAATTCACCCGAAAATTTGATATCCCCTATCACCATGTTTCACATGAAAATTTAAGTAAAGAGGAGTTTGAGCGCCAATTGACTGTACAAATTGATCAATACGAGTTTGATTATATTATCCTGGCCAAATTTATGCGAATTCTGTCCCCGACATTTGTACAGCAGTATCAAGGTAAAATCATCAATATTCACCATTCCTTTCTTCCCGCTTTCATAGGAGCTAATCCCTATCGGCAGGCACATACCAGAGGCGTGAAGATCATAGGTGCAACGGCACATTATGTAACAGATGACCTGGATGAAGGACCTATTATCGTACAGGATACCAGAAGAGTCAACCATACCTATACTGTACAGGATATGATGACTGCAGGTAAAGAAATCGAAAAAGCTGTACTGGCCAGAACAATCCGGCTGCTACTGGAAGATCGAGTGATGCTGGATCGCAATAAAACAGTTGTTTTTGAATAGGGACAGGAGAAATATGACCAACATCACTATTTACTAAGCAACCCAGTTACTTTTTACCTGCATAATTATCCCTTATTTCGTATCGAAATAAGAACTGAATAATGACGCACTCCTTTCACATTCCTGTACTGGGATTGGCCTTTTCTATTGATTCTCCGCTCAAGGTTGCCAGATACGGTATTTCATCTGTAATTTCTATTGTGGATGATGAACTCATAGAACGTATCCGGGCATATTACAGCAAACTGAATAATATAGACTTTCTTCCTATTACTAAAAAAGATCAGGATTTTAGAGCAAAACGTATTACAGCATACCTTAATCTGGTAAAACAACTTGTCAGGGAACAGACGGCTGGCATGCGGGCCCAGCTAATGGAAGCCAATTCTGAAGTTGCCCGTTACTTTAATCTTCTCCCGGATAATAATCCTATAAAGGCTCAGTACGATCAGATGCTGAAAGAAACAGATGATAAGACCAGAAACCAACTGTCTCTACAATTGCATTCCTGTATTCAGCCTGGAGATATCGACGTCAATATCATGTCTAAAGTAGATAAGATCAATTATGCTCCTAATGGTGAAGCTTTAGATGAAAAATATGCAGATGCTCTGGCAGCGTTACGTGGTTTTGCCAATTCAGATCTCCATTCTTCTGTTGTATTATCAGCAGGTATGAACCCCCGTCTGTATAGCTATTTGTCTGAACTGGAAGTCTTCCAGCCAAAGGAGGGACAGGATTTTGAGAAAAAGATTACGCTCAAAGTAAGTGACTTTCGATCGGCAATGATACAAGCCAGATTTTTAGCAAAAAAAGGATTGTGGGTATCAGAGTTCAGAGTAGAATCCGGATTAAATTGCGGAGGACATGCTTTTGCAACAGATGGCTATCTACTTGGTCCCATACTGGCTGAATTTAAAGACAAAAAGCAACAATTAAAAGAAGAGTTATTTGAGACGTATCGCAAATACTGGGAGGCAAAGAATATCATTTGCAAACAACCGCCACATATCAGGTATACAGTACAGGGAGGGGTGGGTACAGCTGCAGAACATCAGTTTTTATTGAGTCATTATGAATTTGATGCTGTTGGATGGGGATCACCCTTTTTATTGGTTCCTGATGCCACTACAGTAGATGATGACACACTGGAGGCTCTGGTCAGATCCAAAGCAGATGATTTTTACATCAGCGGATCTTCACCTCTCGGTGTCCCGTTCAACAATTTCCGGCAAAGTTCTGCCGAAAAACTTCGGATACAGCGGATTGAAAAAGGTCGTCCCGGTAGTCCATGTAAGAAAAGGTATCTCGTTTCCAATACGGCATACACTACACAACCGATCTGTACAGCTTCCCGTGAATATCAGCACATGAAATTAAAGGAGCTTGATCAGCAGGAATTGACAACTGAAGCATACGAACGCGCATTCCAGGATATTACAGCAAAAACATGTCTGTGTGAAGGTCTTGCAACTCCTGCATATTTAAAGTATGATATCCTTAAGCCTAAAGAGTCAGCCGCTGTCGCTATTTGCCCCGGACCGAATACTTTTTGGTTCAAAGGTATATTTTCATTAGATCAGATGGTCAATCATATTTATGGTCGTGACAATCTGATTCAATCCGCTGAACGTCCCATTCTCTTTATCAATGAGCTTAGACTCTACATGGATCATATCCGGAAATACATAGATGTGAATAAGCTGGATATGGAGGACAAAAAGTTAAAATATCTGGATAAATTCAAGACTCAGTTAAAGGAGGGCATCAACTACTACAGGGCTTTAATAAAAGATTTAACGGCGTTCAAGGTTTCGGAATTGGCTGCATTTGCGGGTCAGCTGGATGAGATCGAACAGGAGCTTGAGAATCTGTCCTTTAGTTAAATACAATCTGAGTTTCAAAAAGTATGTATTTGTATGCAGCGATTTATGACACCATCGCTGCATACAATGATAAACACTTAGTCTTTAGCTATTTTTCTGAATTTACCAAATACACCTAACGGTAATTTAGGGCCTGCTGTAGCTTGCAGGTAGAGTTCTCCGATTTCCAGATTCTCTACTTTCGGAAAAGCAGTTCTGATCAGATTTTCCACAATAACAGAAGAAAAACCTAAAGAATAGGTATTCAAAATCAGGAAATGTTCTTTTGGATCAAGTAGCTGTACCACATCCTTCATCATTTCCATGATATGGTCTTCCAGTTTCCACTTCTCCCCTTTCGGACCGTGTCCGTAAGCCGGCGGATCCAGAATAATACCATTATATGTATTTCCGCGTTTAAGTTCCCGCTTTACAAATTTAAGAGCATCCTCTACCACCCAGCGGATATTATCGAGACCTGAAATTTCCTGATTTTCATTAGCCCAGGTCACCACCTGCTTGATAGAATCTACGTGCGTAGTATCTGCACCCGCAGCTTTTGCAATCAATGATGCACCACCAGTATATGCAAACAGATTCAACACTTTAGGTTTATCAGTCTTAAAAGAGCGTACAGATTCGGAGATATAATCCCAGTTAACAGCTTGTTCCGGAAAAATACCAACATGTTTGAAAGAGGTAAGCCCCAGTCTGAATTTAATTGCAGCATCTTTATTCTTATATTCGATATGCCAGCGATCCTGCGCTTTCGGATTTTTTTTCACCCAATCTCCGGAAGTTGCAGAACGACCTTTAAAACGAATATCATATCTTTTTGTCCACTCGGCATCAGAAAGTGTCTTAGGCCATACGGCCTGAGGTTCCGGACGGATCAGTACCAGATGACCAAAACGCTCCAGTTTTTCAAAATCACCACAATCGATGAGTTCATAATCCTTCCAATGCTGAGGAGTCAGTAATTGTATTTCAGTATTTTTCAAAATCAAAAATTTGCAGCAAAGATACGGTTAATCATTCAAAACTATAACACGAAGATCATTAACCATCATGCTTCATCGTTTTGCGGGCTGCCTGCATCAGCGGACTTGCAAATACAAAATCATTCAACTCCTTGACGTCTGACTGAAGAATATCCTGATTGGTACCTTCCCAGAATTTTTCACCTTTATACAAATACAGAATATATTCGCCTATACCCATTACCGAATTCATATCATGCGTCACGACAACAGTTGTACACTGGTATTCCTGGGTCAGATCCTGAATCAATTCATCGATCAGAATAGACGTTTCAGGATCAAGGCCGGAGTTGGGTTCATCGCAGAAAAGGTATTTAGGTCCCATACTGATTGCTCTGGCAATCCCAACCCGCTTTTTCATACCCCCAGACAGTTCTGCCGGAAACAATTTATTAGTTCCCTTCAGATTGACTCTTTCCAGACAAAAATTGGCACGGTCTATTTTTTCACTTTTTGACATCTCCGTAAACATATCCAATGAAAACATCAGATTCTGTTCTACTGTCATGGAGTCAAAAAGCGCTGAATTCTGAAAAAGCATACCTATTTCTTTACGGATAGGCACGCGCTCTTCAAAACTCATCTTGGTAAATTCCTGTTTATCAAAAAACACACGCCCCTGTTCCGGATTATGCAGTCCAACTATACATTTGAGTAATGTACTTTTTCCGGAACCGGAACCACCAATGATCAAACTTACTTTTCCCGGTTCGAAAATAGCATCTATTCCTTTTAATACTTCTTTCTCACCAAATGCTTTATGAATATTCTGAATTTCAATCATCTTCCTTACAACATTAAAGCTGTGATCAAATAATCACTAGCCAGTATAGTAATACAGCCAATCACTACGGCCTGCGTACCTGCCTCGCCTACTTCCAGAGCACCTCCGCTCACATAGAAACCTTTATAAGCAGGCACTGAGGTAATAATAAATCCAAAGACTACAGCCTTAACCATCGCAACGGATACTGTAAATCCATTAAAACTACCCTGAATACCCTGTATATAATCGGCCGTGCTAACTGCACCGGATAATGCACCTCCTAAAAGTCCGCCCAATATCGCACAGAAAATCGCAACAATAACTAAAGCAGGAATCATCGTAATACCAGCCAGTATCTTAGGCAGAATCAGATAACCCGGAGCATTGATCCCCATAATTTCCAATGCATCGATCTGCTCTGTGACACGCATGGAGCCAATCTGTGAAGAAATAGATGAACCTACTTTACCCATCAAGACCAACGCTGAGATTGTGGGTCCTAATTCCAGAATATTGGAATCACGGTTGATTTGTCCGATAATCGAATTCGGAATCAGATCGGACACCAGCTGGAAGGCAATCTGCATGGTCATTACAGCCCCTATAAAGGTTGATATGATCACAATCAGACCTAACGAACCAAGTCCGATATCAGTCATTGCAAACATGGTTTCCTTCCAATAGATCTTTCCCTTCTCGGGTTTTTTAAAAACTGATTTTAAAAGTAAAATGTATTTTCCGATATGATAAATTAACATATATTTCCTTTAGTACATTATTTGCTATAAAACGCCTCCTGTTGAAGGATTCGTATACCCTGTTGCCCTGCTATATCAAAATATAAACGAATATAGGCATAATCCCACAAAAACCTGTTACACTGAAAGGGCATTCCTGTTACAGACCTGAATATTAATTTTTCACCGACAGATTTAAGACATTTACCGAATAAATGCAGGAAATAACCTAATTACATTGTTTTTTTTATCATCTTCACTTTAATTTTGATTCAGTTAAACAATTAGAATCGACAACATAACATATAAACATAATGAACAATAAAAGAATTACCTCAGGACTTATCTTTCTTTTTGTGGGGATTATATTGCTTCTTGATGTCCTGGACATCATTGAGTTCAACTGGCTTGAAATCATTCGTTACTGGCCATTATTGATTATCTTAGGTGGTATTAATATGCTTATGCCTAATGGCCAATCCGGACAGATCGCCAAATTAGGGTTTACCTGTCTGCTATTAGGATTTCTGGTATTTATCGGTTTTACGACTCCAAATGAAAGCCTGATTTCCAGATTTTTCAAAGGATCTAATATTCATATCAGTACAGATGAGTTAGAAGATTCAATTCCTTCCTCATCAAGTAAGAGCCTCGCCATCCAACTTCCTAAAAACCTCTCCGTAGCTAAGGCAAACTTTGATATAGGCACTACTAATCTGAAATTATCTAGTCAGCCGAGCAGCTTATTATTTGAAGCAGGAAATTCTTCGGACTCTTATTTTCTTAAACTCACATCAGACTCAGCGGAAGATGGCACAGCAACGGTTGATTTAACAGGAAAAAAGAGAAAAAAAGGACGCAGTAAAAATAATACAACATTATTCAAATTGAATAAAGATGTGGTCTGGGATCTCAACTTTGATATCGGAGCTTCAGACGTACAGATGGACCTCTCTCCTTTTAAAATCAGAAACATCAATTTTGACACAGGAGCGAGCTCTGTAAATATGAAACTAGGAAGACCTGTAGAAACCTCCACGATCAATATAGATGCAGGAGCATCTTCTGTCGAAATCCGAATCCCTAAAGATGTACCTTGTCAGGTTACTTCAGACAGTGGGCTATCTTCTATTGAACTGGGTAGCGGTTTTGTGAGAAAAGGTGACGGTATCAGTGAAACAGCTAATTATCCACAGGCAACTTCAAAATACAACATTGTAATTGATGCAGGTGTTACCTCTTTCAAGATTATTCAATACTAAATCTTACGAAATTATTACTTCAGAATCCATAACTTTGTGGTAAATATGGATACAAGTAATTTATTGAGCTTACCCGGAGGATATTGTAATTCTAAAACAGATTACAGCCGCTGGGTAACCAGGGAAGTGAATATCGGAGATATACCTATGGGAGGAAACAATCCTATACGTATCCAAAGTATGACCACTATAGATACCATGGACACGATGGGCTCTGTAGAGCAGACTATCCGCATGGTAGACGCCGGTTGTGAATATGTCCGTATTACTGCTCCAAGTATAAAAGAAGCCGAAAATCTTGCAAATATTAAAAAAGAACTCCGTAACAGAGGCTATAATGTCCCTCTCGTTGCGGATATCCATTTTACACCCAATGCAGCAGAAGTAGCGGCAAGAATCGTAGAAAAAGTACGGATCAACCCCGGTAATTATGCGGATAAGAAGAAATTCGATCAGCTTTCTTATTCTGCAGATGAATATCAGGCTGAGCTAGACCGTATCTATAAAAAGTTTGCTCCTTTAGTCAATATCTGTAAAGAATATGGTACAGCTATGCGTATAGGCACGAATCATGGTTCGCTGTCTGACCGTATCATGAGCCACTATGGAGATACTCCCGAGGGAATGGTGGAATCTGCACTGGAATTTATCCGTATCTGCGAAGATCTTAATTTTTACAACCTGACCATTTCGATGAAATCCAGTAATCCGCAGGTAATGGTACAGGCATATCGTATGCTGGTTGAGAAGATGGTCATCGAGAATATGAACTATCCACTCCATCTGGGTGTCACGGAAGCCGGAGACGGAGAAGACGGACGTATCAAATCGGCTGTTGGTATCGGTACATTATTAGAGGATGGCCTGGGCGATACGGTACGTGTATCATTAACCGAAGAACCCGAAAAAGAAGCTCCGGTAGCTATAGCTCTCGTAAACCGTTACAGCAAACGGTCTAAAATGTTGCAGCAAGCAACTACACAAAGTCGGGAAATAATACAGCTTAATCCTTCTTCCGAAACAGTAGCTTACGAATCCAGAGAAATCAACACTTTTATCGGTGGTTCTCTCGTTCCACGTGTCATTGTTGATATTTCCACGTCTAACCTGAAAGACCCGAATATACTGACGGCTACGGGATATCGCTATGATATCCTCAATGACAAGTATCATATGGGAGAACAATCGGTAGATTTTGTATTTCTGGGAGATCAGCTACCTTCTTTTACCATGCCTGGCAATCTGAAGCAGCTTTATAATTACAATACCTGGTTAACGATTGCTAATCCCACTAACATACATCCTGTTTTTGATCTGGAACAATTTAATGCAGCATCCCGCAAAGATCCTGTACTCAATCTGATCTATATAAAAAATAATGACCTGGATTCCGAAATTTTTGGTAATTCAGCCATCGATAATACTGTTGTATTTATCCTGGAAACGGATCATATTCACGGGATGGCAGATCAGCGTCAGTTTTTCTCCAATCTTCAGGAAATAGGACTCGATAACCCTGTTATTATAAAAAGATCCTATCCGGTAGAAGAATTTTCAGGCCCCATTGGGGATATTATGAATCCGGAAGAACCTATTTCCAAGATTCAGCTCTATGCGGCGACAGATCTTGGTGCCTTACTTATTGACAAACTAGGTTCCGGAATATGGGTGGATTCGCCCGCAACACCTCTTGACAAGCTGGTTTCCTTATCCTTTGGAATCCTGCAGGCTACCCGATCACGTATATCCAAAACAGAATATATCTCTTGTCCAAGCTGTGGACGGACTTTATTTGATTTACAGGATACCACCCAGATGATCCGTGCACGAACGAATCATCTTAAAGGGTTGAAGATCGCCATCATGGGTTGTATCGTCAACGGTCCCGGTGAGATGGCAGATGCTGACTACGGCTATGTTGGTGCTGGCCCGGACAAAATTACGCTCTATCGTGGTAAGGAAGTGGTCAAGAAAAATGTAAGCTCAGCAAATGCTCTTGATGAACTTATCGATATTATCAAAGGCGACGGTCTTTGGATCGAAGAACAAGAAACTACAGTATAAAAAAGCGGGACTTCATTTTGAAGTCCCGCTTTTTTATTATATATCTTGATATCTTATTTCTAAAATCAGATCGTTATCTGACTGATATACGTTTAATGACTGTTTCCGTTCCTGCTACAACTCTTACAAAGTAAAAGCCAGAGGATAATTTGCCATTGGTTTCAAATGCAAGATTCTGATTGCCGGCCTCAAGTGTATTGTTCATCAGTCCCAATACTTCATTCCCCAATGCATCCATTACCTTTATGGAAACCGTATTCTGTTTGCCCAATTTGAATGATACAGTTACCTGTTCAGCAATAGGATTGTAGAATACTTTTACATTATTGATCAGTTTGTCAGACTCTGCTGCAGAAAAAATTTTCGCTGCTGACATACCAAAGTCGTATGAAGATTCGTTATTGAAATATTTAGCAGCCTTTGAGGCGTTGGATGCCATATACATATGGCCCATTTTTTTTGATGAACTATCACTCGCCAATACCATATTGGAACCCCAAGCAAAGCTCAGACTTGCCATAAGCACAAGTGCGTTCGTAAGGGTTTTAATAATGTGTATCTTAGTAAAAAATTTCATCATATGTCTGAGACAGTTGTATTGTTAATTGGTTTAATCAAATATAAACCTTTTTCTCAATTATCTTCATACAAAAATAGATTTTTTTTTATCTGATCGTTAATTAATCAGACGATTTTTAATGGCTTTAACAATTTTTAACAACTCTTGACGTTGTCACAAAAAAAACCAAACTTTGGCAGTTCAATTCTGTTATCAAGAATACTGATTAACAGGCGAAAAATTGAAGATTTAGTCATTAAATTTATTTAGAATGTCAACAAAAAACGCAAGCGACGTTCAAAAGTTAAGCCTCGGCGGCTTACTGATTAGCTTAGGAATTATCTTTGGAGATATCGGAACTTCCCCGCTCTATGTATTCAAAGCTATTATTAACAAAGGAACTATCGAACCAGACCTCGTCCTCGGGGGATTATCCTGTGTCGTATGGACTATTACCCTTCAAACTACTGTTAAGTATGTACTGATTGCGCTGAATGCGGACAACAATGGTGAAGGAGGTATCCTGTCGCTCTACTCTCTTGTCAAGAGGCAGGCCAAGTGGCTTATCATTCCGGCCATTATCGGAGCTTCCACACTTTTAGCCGACGGTATGTTGACGCCGGCGATTACCATATCATCAGCAATAGAAGGTCTGGCCATCAACAATCCTACTATTCAGACGGTACCTATCGTAATCGTGATTATTTCAGGACTCTTTCTTATTCAGCGTTTCGGGACTTCCATTGTAGGAAAGGTATTCGGACCTCTTATGCTTACCTGGTTTTTGACCATAGGGATACTGGGAATAAGCTACATTGATGAAGCTCCACAGGTGCTAAAAGCAATCAACCCTTATTATGCTTTCAAATTAATAGTAAGCACACCAAATGCGTTGTTTATTATTGGAGGAGTATTTCTGTGTACTACAGGAGCTGAGGCACTCTACTCGGATATGGGACATTGCGGAAAAGCTAACATCAGAATAAGCTGGATACTTGTAAAAATATGTTTATTACTTAATTACTTCGGACAAGGAGCCTGGTTGCTGGCACATTCAGGGACTCAGATTGGTGAAAAAAATCCATTTTACGCGATTATGCCGGAATGGTTTCTGGGTTATGGTGTTGTTATTGCGACCATTGCAGCTATTATTGCCAGTCAGGCAATGATATCAGGATCATTTACACTGATCTCTGAGGCTGTGCGCCTTAATATCTGGCCAAAAGTCACCATCCGCTATCCCAGTGATCATAAAGGACAATTATATGTGCCATCCATCAATCT
The Sphingobacterium spiritivorum genome window above contains:
- a CDS encoding DNA topoisomerase IV subunit B — encoded protein: MTTYNEDSIRSLDWKEHIRLRPGMYIGKLGDGSAYDDGIYVLLKEVVDNSIDEFVMGAGKIIDISVNENKVSVRDYGRGIPIGSVVDVVSKINTGGKYDSKAFQKSVGLNGVGTKAVNALSTQFTVQSYRQGETRIAQFSKGELVTDEKKETTQRNGTAVSFYPDDSIFRNYKYRMEFVENMIWNYVFLNSGLVINFNGQKFISENGLKDLLERNIDTESMRYPIIHLKGEDIEIALTHGQQYGEEYYSFVNGQHTTQGGTHQAAFREALVKTIREFYKKDFDAADVRSSIIGAIAIKVQEPVFESQTKTKLGSQSIGPDGPTVRTFINDFLKKALDDYLHRNSDTADALLKRILQSERERKDIAGIKKLANERAKKASLHNRKLRDCKVHFSDKNERNQETTLFITEGDSASGSITKSRDVQTQAVFSLKGKPLNSYGMSKKIVYENEEFNLLQHALNIEDGLDGLRYNNIVIATDADVDGMHIRLLLLTFFLQFFPDLVKAGHVAILQTPLFRVRNKKETIYCYSDEERQRAIAKLGAKPEITRFKGLGEISPSEFGLFIGKDIRLDPVILTKDNKIQQLLEYYMGKNTPDRQKHIVNNLRVEVDLEAELTKEAV
- the purU gene encoding formyltetrahydrofolate deformylase; this translates as MTKPILILIQCQDDVGLVAKIANALAKYRLNIVTMREFVDEEAGKFFVRVVCTGILENTEELFTALKQSLPDNASIKINPSERKKLIILVTKEHHCLADILIRHHFETWDTDIQAVIGNYSDLEEFTRKFDIPYHHVSHENLSKEEFERQLTVQIDQYEFDYIILAKFMRILSPTFVQQYQGKIINIHHSFLPAFIGANPYRQAHTRGVKIIGATAHYVTDDLDEGPIIVQDTRRVNHTYTVQDMMTAGKEIEKAVLARTIRLLLEDRVMLDRNKTVVFE
- a CDS encoding class I SAM-dependent methyltransferase — its product is MILKNTEIQLLTPQHWKDYELIDCGDFEKLERFGHLVLIRPEPQAVWPKTLSDAEWTKRYDIRFKGRSATSGDWVKKNPKAQDRWHIEYKNKDAAIKFRLGLTSFKHVGIFPEQAVNWDYISESVRSFKTDKPKVLNLFAYTGGASLIAKAAGADTTHVDSIKQVVTWANENQEISGLDNIRWVVEDALKFVKRELKRGNTYNGIILDPPAYGHGPKGEKWKLEDHIMEMMKDVVQLLDPKEHFLILNTYSLGFSSVIVENLIRTAFPKVENLEIGELYLQATAGPKLPLGVFGKFRKIAKD
- a CDS encoding ABC transporter ATP-binding protein produces the protein MIEIQNIHKAFGEKEVLKGIDAIFEPGKVSLIIGGSGSGKSTLLKCIVGLHNPEQGRVFFDKQEFTKMSFEERVPIRKEIGMLFQNSALFDSMTVEQNLMFSLDMFTEMSKSEKIDRANFCLERVNLKGTNKLFPAELSGGMKKRVGIARAISMGPKYLFCDEPNSGLDPETSILIDELIQDLTQEYQCTTVVVTHDMNSVMGIGEYILYLYKGEKFWEGTNQDILQSDVKELNDFVFASPLMQAARKTMKHDG
- a CDS encoding MlaE family ABC transporter permease produces the protein MLIYHIGKYILLLKSVFKKPEKGKIYWKETMFAMTDIGLGSLGLIVIISTFIGAVMTMQIAFQLVSDLIPNSIIGQINRDSNILELGPTISALVLMGKVGSSISSQIGSMRVTEQIDALEIMGINAPGYLILPKILAGITMIPALVIVAIFCAILGGLLGGALSGAVSTADYIQGIQGSFNGFTVSVAMVKAVVFGFIITSVPAYKGFYVSGGALEVGEAGTQAVVIGCITILASDYLITALML
- a CDS encoding LiaI-LiaF-like domain-containing protein, giving the protein MNNKRITSGLIFLFVGIILLLDVLDIIEFNWLEIIRYWPLLIILGGINMLMPNGQSGQIAKLGFTCLLLGFLVFIGFTTPNESLISRFFKGSNIHISTDELEDSIPSSSSKSLAIQLPKNLSVAKANFDIGTTNLKLSSQPSSLLFEAGNSSDSYFLKLTSDSAEDGTATVDLTGKKRKKGRSKNNTTLFKLNKDVVWDLNFDIGASDVQMDLSPFKIRNINFDTGASSVNMKLGRPVETSTINIDAGASSVEIRIPKDVPCQVTSDSGLSSIELGSGFVRKGDGISETANYPQATSKYNIVIDAGVTSFKIIQY
- the ispG gene encoding (E)-4-hydroxy-3-methylbut-2-enyl-diphosphate synthase — its product is MDTSNLLSLPGGYCNSKTDYSRWVTREVNIGDIPMGGNNPIRIQSMTTIDTMDTMGSVEQTIRMVDAGCEYVRITAPSIKEAENLANIKKELRNRGYNVPLVADIHFTPNAAEVAARIVEKVRINPGNYADKKKFDQLSYSADEYQAELDRIYKKFAPLVNICKEYGTAMRIGTNHGSLSDRIMSHYGDTPEGMVESALEFIRICEDLNFYNLTISMKSSNPQVMVQAYRMLVEKMVIENMNYPLHLGVTEAGDGEDGRIKSAVGIGTLLEDGLGDTVRVSLTEEPEKEAPVAIALVNRYSKRSKMLQQATTQSREIIQLNPSSETVAYESREINTFIGGSLVPRVIVDISTSNLKDPNILTATGYRYDILNDKYHMGEQSVDFVFLGDQLPSFTMPGNLKQLYNYNTWLTIANPTNIHPVFDLEQFNAASRKDPVLNLIYIKNNDLDSEIFGNSAIDNTVVFILETDHIHGMADQRQFFSNLQEIGLDNPVIIKRSYPVEEFSGPIGDIMNPEEPISKIQLYAATDLGALLIDKLGSGIWVDSPATPLDKLVSLSFGILQATRSRISKTEYISCPSCGRTLFDLQDTTQMIRARTNHLKGLKIAIMGCIVNGPGEMADADYGYVGAGPDKITLYRGKEVVKKNVSSANALDELIDIIKGDGLWIEEQETTV
- a CDS encoding T9SS type A sorting domain-containing protein, translated to MMKFFTKIHIIKTLTNALVLMASLSFAWGSNMVLASDSSSKKMGHMYMASNASKAAKYFNNESSYDFGMSAAKIFSAAESDKLINNVKVFYNPIAEQVTVSFKLGKQNTVSIKVMDALGNEVLGLMNNTLEAGNQNLAFETNGKLSSGFYFVRVVAGTETVIKRISVR